A single window of Candidatus Woesearchaeota archaeon DNA harbors:
- a CDS encoding NFACT family protein, whose translation MPRSLSALELAILIKELQPSLINAKVEKIYLLPEQQELLVQFHLPNTGKKILRVVVPDFLYLTETKQEMPEKPHGFCLFLRRHLNNTRLRAIKQIDFERILDFTFEVKEKTYHLMLELFSKGNIILCDQDYKILSPFSNQNWKERTIRGGLKYEHPSLKYNFLTLAKDQLKELIKATDKESIVKALALDLGLGGVYAEELCKNANIDKNKTTLDDKEANRLYKELQHLQKLEYKPYDPEKYASFNEALDKELTEQTIISQKQVQQQKKTQHLSKAEVIIKRQQTQVNKLEQEIKENQEKGEAIYQHYQLIKDIL comes from the coding sequence ATGCCTCGTTCACTCTCAGCCTTGGAATTAGCAATCTTAATCAAAGAATTACAACCTAGTTTGATAAATGCAAAAGTCGAGAAAATCTACCTTCTGCCAGAACAGCAGGAACTTCTAGTACAGTTTCATCTTCCAAACACTGGTAAGAAAATACTTCGGGTTGTTGTTCCAGACTTTTTATATCTTACTGAAACAAAGCAGGAAATGCCTGAAAAGCCACATGGATTTTGTTTATTCTTACGCCGTCATTTAAACAACACTCGGTTGCGGGCAATTAAACAGATAGATTTTGAACGTATTTTAGACTTTACGTTTGAGGTTAAAGAAAAAACATACCATTTAATGTTAGAATTATTTTCCAAAGGAAATATTATTCTTTGTGATCAGGATTACAAAATTCTCTCACCATTCTCCAATCAAAATTGGAAAGAACGAACAATTCGTGGCGGTTTAAAATATGAGCATCCTTCATTAAAATACAATTTTTTAACGTTAGCAAAAGACCAGCTCAAAGAATTAATCAAAGCAACTGATAAAGAATCAATAGTGAAAGCTTTAGCGCTAGATCTTGGTTTAGGAGGAGTATATGCTGAAGAACTTTGCAAAAACGCTAATATCGATAAAAATAAAACAACACTCGATGATAAGGAAGCAAATAGATTATACAAAGAACTTCAACACTTGCAAAAACTAGAATATAAACCTTATGATCCAGAAAAATATGCCTCTTTTAATGAAGCGCTTGACAAAGAATTAACTGAACAAACTATTATCTCGCAAAAACAAGTCCAGCAGCAAAAGAAAACACAGCATTTGAGTAAAGCAGAAGTTATTATCAAACGCCAGCAGACTCAAGTAAATAAATTAGAGCAGGAGATTAAAGAAAATCAGGAAAAAGGTGAAGCTATCTATCAGCATTACCAATTGATTAAGGATATTCTCG
- a CDS encoding ABC transporter permease, translating into MKIKFNFLIGPLIILLVWFMISVFSLINQFFLPTPLETFKELLRLISEENIIIDILLTLKRTCLAFLIAMVIGIPTGILLGSSKKIYKHFEFVIDFFRSIPATAMFPLFLLIFGIDDKSKIAVAAFASLLIIVFNTAYGVMHIKPSRALAAKLMGATKIQLLKHIYFWESLPQIFVGLRTALSLSLVIIIVTEMFIGTYAGLGRKIIDFQYIYNIKGVYAVILLTGVIGYMINLIFLLIENKYVHWSGK; encoded by the coding sequence ATGAAAATTAAATTTAATTTTTTAATTGGTCCTCTTATTATTTTGTTGGTATGGTTTATGATATCAGTATTTAGCTTAATAAATCAATTTTTTCTTCCAACACCATTAGAAACATTCAAAGAATTATTAAGATTAATCTCTGAAGAAAACATCATCATTGACATACTGCTCACACTTAAAAGAACCTGTCTCGCATTTTTAATAGCAATGGTAATAGGTATTCCTACAGGTATATTATTAGGATCATCGAAGAAAATTTATAAACACTTTGAATTCGTTATTGATTTTTTTAGATCAATTCCAGCCACAGCAATGTTTCCCTTATTCCTATTAATTTTCGGTATTGATGATAAATCTAAAATTGCTGTTGCGGCATTTGCATCATTACTAATTATTGTGTTTAACACAGCCTACGGTGTAATGCACATTAAACCATCGAGAGCATTGGCTGCTAAACTTATGGGTGCAACAAAAATACAATTATTAAAACACATCTATTTTTGGGAAAGTTTACCACAGATATTTGTAGGACTAAGAACAGCACTGAGTTTATCATTGGTCATAATCATTGTAACAGAAATGTTTATTGGAACGTATGCTGGTTTAGGAAGGAAAATAATTGATTTTCAATATATCTATAATATTAAAGGCGTTTATGCAGTTATTTTGCTAACAGGCGTAATTGGTTATATGATTAATTTGATATTTCTGTTGATTGAAAATAAATATGTGCATTGGTCAGGGAAATAA
- a CDS encoding ABC transporter ATP-binding protein, whose translation METAIAVSHLKKMFGKQLIFQDLSFDINQGDIVAFFGPNGCGKSTILNIIANLVEKDHGECRLNFKQQEISYVFQNYRDSLLPWSTIYDNLFFPLMIQNGDKTDQNQNTAENVKIIDELRKMLDIKFNFEKYPYELSGGQQQIIAFARALVNKPKLLLIDEPFSALDYENNLLLRTYLQDYYLKYNPTILVITHNIEEAVHLANKIIVFSKNPTQIIGVINNGAPYPRDISFLSSEIYNQTKDKVLLLFKEALQ comes from the coding sequence ATGGAAACCGCTATAGCAGTATCGCACTTGAAAAAGATGTTTGGTAAACAACTTATTTTTCAAGATCTTTCTTTTGATATTAATCAAGGAGATATAGTTGCATTTTTTGGACCCAATGGCTGTGGTAAATCAACAATCCTGAATATTATTGCAAATCTTGTTGAAAAAGACCATGGTGAATGTAGGTTAAATTTCAAACAGCAGGAAATAAGTTATGTATTTCAAAACTATAGGGATTCTCTATTGCCATGGTCAACTATATACGATAATCTCTTTTTTCCTTTAATGATTCAAAACGGAGATAAGACTGATCAGAATCAAAACACCGCTGAAAACGTAAAAATAATTGATGAACTTCGAAAAATGTTGGATATTAAATTTAACTTTGAAAAATACCCTTATGAACTGAGCGGTGGTCAGCAGCAAATAATTGCTTTTGCAAGAGCATTAGTCAATAAGCCAAAATTATTATTGATTGATGAACCCTTTTCAGCATTGGATTATGAAAACAATTTGTTATTAAGGACTTATCTGCAGGATTATTATCTCAAATATAATCCTACTATTTTAGTTATAACTCACAACATAGAAGAAGCTGTGCATCTTGCAAATAAAATCATTGTTTTTTCAAAAAATCCTACACAAATCATAGGTGTAATAAACAATGGAGCGCCATATCCGCGTGATATTTCATTTTTAAGTTCTGAAATTTATAATCAAACTAAAGACAAAGTATTATTGTTATTCAAAGAGGCTTTACAATGA
- a CDS encoding ABC transporter substrate-binding protein codes for MMKQKSIIIISCIIVLIIAIAVTWYSLIKIDSLTETAKVRIGNLPIIHGLPLYVALEKGYFKDAGLDVELVKFEAPNQIIDALLQDQIDFGDGSTALGITGIANYKNPNKILVWAVSGETGDNAGENLIVPIDSSITSTTSIKELKGKRLGINAGTIQWRTITREILTQNGLDMDKDVTIVELAPSVQVQAIASHQVDALLALEPQPTIAVAKGVAKLWIKAPAKQMIADPFYAGAGVVTTKFAEENPETAKKVIAIFERTIQEINQNPNEYRKYLKRYTSLPDEFIGSVPLVDFKLCNHLDDKDISSITKFYSLFTKYGVIDGTINIDDLLYCK; via the coding sequence ATGATGAAACAGAAATCAATAATAATAATATCTTGCATTATTGTTTTGATTATTGCAATCGCTGTAACATGGTATTCTTTAATAAAAATCGATAGTCTAACAGAAACAGCAAAAGTAAGAATTGGAAATTTACCCATTATCCATGGCTTACCTTTATATGTTGCTCTAGAAAAAGGTTATTTTAAAGATGCAGGTCTTGACGTCGAGTTGGTAAAATTTGAAGCTCCGAATCAAATAATTGATGCATTATTGCAAGATCAAATTGATTTTGGCGATGGAAGTACTGCATTAGGAATAACCGGTATTGCAAATTACAAAAATCCCAATAAAATATTAGTATGGGCAGTTTCGGGAGAAACAGGAGATAATGCTGGAGAAAATCTTATTGTGCCTATTGATAGCAGTATCACTTCTACTACTTCCATTAAGGAGCTTAAAGGCAAACGTTTAGGTATTAATGCAGGAACTATTCAATGGAGAACTATTACGAGAGAAATTCTAACTCAAAATGGATTAGACATGGATAAGGATGTTACGATAGTAGAATTAGCGCCAAGTGTACAAGTACAAGCAATAGCTTCTCATCAAGTTGATGCTCTTCTTGCGCTTGAACCACAGCCAACAATTGCAGTAGCTAAAGGAGTAGCTAAATTATGGATAAAAGCTCCAGCTAAGCAAATGATTGCAGATCCGTTTTATGCAGGTGCAGGCGTAGTAACAACTAAGTTTGCTGAAGAAAATCCTGAAACAGCAAAAAAAGTAATTGCAATTTTTGAAAGAACTATACAGGAGATAAATCAAAATCCTAATGAGTACAGAAAATATCTCAAAAGATACACTTCTCTTCCTGACGAATTTATAGGGAGCGTTCCATTAGTCGATTTTAAATTATGTAATCACTTAGATGATAAAGATATAAGCTCAATTACAAAGTTTTATTCTTTATTTACTAAATATGGTGTTATTGATGGGACGATAAACATAGATGACTTATTGTATTGTAAATAA
- the glmS gene encoding glutamine--fructose-6-phosphate transaminase (isomerizing), whose translation MCGITGIIANKPFSIKHELLQRLKRMEYRGYDSVGFATKEGIIEKDIGHIQPFVEKISEQAKATIGIAHTRWSTHGGVTQTNAHPHTSCDGNIIIVHNGIIENFEELKLQLQNKGHVFTTETDSEVIAHFFEEALKTKKEKEACVDFIKTIKGQFAILVLQKNTPKILALKRDSPLALGICSDKFIIGSDIYAFSDETNKAVFFDDDEFAIINQNSYQFYNHEGKTISKQPTIFEWTKEETTKEQYPHYMIKEIKEQPATSARLINSFTTTQQHPLKKVVDLIKKAKKIVFVACGTSYHASLIGAILLTKMGYNARSNIASELENFVAFDPDTVAIAISQSGETMDVVSVLKHAKAQGAKIIAVVNVPFSTIQRMSDVALQILAGPEICVASTKAFTNQVIMMLEIGRRLGYETHLPKIAHRIQETITMNEDKTKQLAKQLHMKKDIFVLGKGISYPMAREIALKLKEIPYIHAEGMMAGELKHGTIALIEEGTPVISLIPNNNPDMISACKEVEARGAQVITIVNNKTTTKFAEEFVVPQCCDAEFAIYAGIIGHLLSYYIAVLLKREIDKPRNLAKSVTVL comes from the coding sequence ATGTGCGGTATTACAGGAATTATTGCAAATAAACCATTTTCAATAAAGCACGAACTCCTCCAGCGGCTGAAAAGGATGGAATATCGTGGTTATGATTCAGTAGGTTTTGCAACAAAAGAAGGAATTATTGAAAAAGATATCGGTCATATCCAGCCATTTGTCGAAAAAATCAGCGAACAAGCAAAAGCAACTATTGGCATAGCGCATACGCGTTGGTCAACGCATGGTGGTGTAACACAAACAAACGCCCATCCTCATACGTCGTGTGATGGCAATATTATTATTGTTCATAATGGTATCATTGAAAATTTTGAAGAATTAAAGTTGCAGCTTCAGAACAAAGGTCATGTTTTCACCACAGAAACAGATTCAGAGGTAATTGCGCATTTTTTCGAAGAAGCATTAAAAACAAAAAAAGAAAAAGAAGCGTGTGTTGATTTTATCAAAACAATTAAAGGCCAGTTTGCTATTCTTGTTCTTCAAAAAAATACCCCAAAAATACTTGCCTTAAAGCGTGATTCTCCTCTTGCCTTAGGTATTTGCAGCGATAAATTCATTATCGGTTCTGACATTTATGCTTTTTCTGATGAAACAAATAAAGCAGTATTCTTTGATGATGATGAATTTGCTATTATCAACCAAAACAGCTATCAATTTTATAACCATGAAGGTAAAACGATATCTAAGCAACCAACCATTTTTGAATGGACGAAAGAAGAAACAACTAAAGAACAATATCCTCATTATATGATTAAAGAAATCAAAGAACAGCCGGCAACAAGCGCGCGTTTGATAAATTCTTTTACAACAACGCAACAACACCCTTTGAAAAAGGTTGTTGATCTAATAAAAAAAGCAAAAAAAATAGTGTTTGTTGCTTGCGGTACAAGTTATCATGCATCTTTGATAGGTGCGATTCTTCTCACAAAAATGGGGTATAACGCGCGTTCAAATATTGCTTCTGAGCTTGAGAATTTTGTAGCTTTTGATCCAGATACTGTTGCTATCGCAATATCGCAAAGCGGTGAAACCATGGATGTTGTTTCAGTATTGAAGCATGCAAAAGCCCAAGGAGCAAAAATTATAGCAGTGGTCAATGTACCTTTTTCAACGATTCAAAGAATGAGTGATGTCGCTTTGCAAATCCTTGCAGGTCCTGAAATCTGTGTTGCTTCAACAAAAGCTTTCACCAACCAGGTTATTATGATGCTAGAAATTGGTCGAAGATTAGGGTATGAAACACATTTGCCAAAAATAGCTCATCGTATTCAGGAAACAATAACGATGAACGAAGATAAAACAAAACAATTAGCAAAACAATTGCATATGAAAAAAGATATTTTTGTGCTTGGCAAAGGAATTTCTTATCCGATGGCGCGAGAGATTGCATTAAAACTAAAAGAAATACCATATATTCATGCAGAAGGAATGATGGCAGGAGAATTAAAACATGGCACAATTGCGTTGATAGAGGAAGGAACGCCTGTTATAAGTTTAATTCCTAATAATAATCCTGACATGATTTCAGCGTGTAAAGAAGTTGAAGCAAGAGGAGCGCAGGTTATCACCATTGTTAATAACAAAACAACAACGAAATTTGCTGAAGAATTTGTTGTTCCACAATGTTGTGATGCAGAGTTCGCAATTTACGCAGGCATTATAGGACATTTATTGAGTTATTATATTGCTGTACTTCTTAAACGAGAAATAGACAAGCCAAGAAATTTGGCCAAGAGTGTAACGGTACTTTAA
- a CDS encoding HAD family phosphatase encodes MIKAVIFDLDGVIIDSEPLHIKALQKTVALHGKNIDHSYISRFIGVHDKQFFENVKHDFNLQPTVEDFIKQRDNILFELMREKLKLFHGFRTFLTMVKGKNMKLAITTSSSRFYTQFVLEKFNLKHNFPVLVCGDDVQHPKPHPEPYQKTIEQLQLQPEECIVIEDSIAGLTSAKAAGTHTIAVTNSFTASNLSEADLVVNNLTEINGNIITLFGVM; translated from the coding sequence ATGATTAAAGCAGTTATTTTTGATTTAGATGGAGTAATTATTGATTCAGAACCATTGCATATTAAAGCACTTCAAAAAACCGTAGCTCTTCATGGCAAGAACATAGATCACAGCTATATTAGTCGTTTTATTGGGGTGCATGATAAGCAGTTTTTTGAAAACGTAAAACATGACTTTAATCTTCAGCCAACAGTTGAAGACTTTATCAAACAAAGAGATAATATATTGTTCGAGCTTATGAGAGAAAAATTAAAATTATTTCATGGATTTAGAACTTTTTTAACTATGGTAAAAGGAAAGAATATGAAATTAGCGATAACCACCTCTTCAAGTCGTTTTTATACACAATTTGTTCTTGAAAAATTTAATCTTAAGCATAATTTCCCTGTTTTGGTATGCGGCGATGATGTTCAGCATCCAAAACCACACCCAGAACCCTATCAAAAAACCATTGAGCAATTACAGCTTCAGCCAGAAGAATGCATTGTTATTGAAGATTCTATTGCAGGTTTGACATCCGCAAAAGCTGCTGGCACGCACACCATAGCAGTTACCAACTCATTCACTGCAAGCAACTTGAGTGAAGCAGATCTTGTCGTCAACAATTTGACAGAAATTAATGGAAATATTATTACCTTGTTTGGGGTAATGTAG
- a CDS encoding NTP transferase domain-containing protein produces MKKSEAKTEKKMQAVILCAGKSTRTYPLTLTKPKTLLSVANKPIIFYFLDNLKGLVDEVIIVVNYLKEQIIDAVGDSYGGMKITYVEQPNINGTGSAFLVTEPYIKDTFLFMYGDDIYFRNDIEQLLQHQYAMLVKKVPHPEHFGIVLTEKNNKGNKVTSIVEKPAHVIGDLANIGVFHLDKTIFNYKDKLKKSSRGEYDFVDLISMMAKEKDIFTVEAENWLPITYSWSLLDANTHFLSQINQNNISKDAVIEDNVSIKGNIVVGKGSILKSGTYIEGKVVIGEDCIIGPNCYIRGPTSIGNKSKVGNAVEVKASILGNHAVVGHLSYVGDSVLGDNINFGAGTITANLRHDNVNIKSEINGKLIDTGERKLGTIVSDGVHTGVHTSINPGRKLWPNVTTGAGEVVTVDKKEKRQKT; encoded by the coding sequence ATGAAGAAAAGTGAAGCAAAGACGGAAAAGAAAATGCAAGCAGTTATTCTTTGTGCGGGAAAAAGCACGCGCACCTATCCTCTTACCTTGACAAAGCCAAAAACATTATTGTCCGTGGCAAATAAACCAATTATTTTTTATTTTCTTGACAACCTCAAAGGACTTGTTGATGAAGTGATTATTGTTGTTAATTATCTCAAGGAACAAATCATTGATGCAGTTGGTGATTCTTATGGAGGGATGAAAATAACCTATGTTGAGCAGCCAAATATCAATGGCACAGGAAGCGCATTTCTCGTCACTGAACCTTATATTAAAGATACATTTTTGTTTATGTATGGTGATGATATTTATTTTAGAAATGATATAGAACAATTATTACAGCATCAGTATGCCATGCTGGTAAAAAAAGTTCCTCATCCTGAACATTTTGGGATTGTTTTAACCGAAAAAAACAATAAAGGAAACAAAGTAACATCAATTGTAGAAAAGCCAGCTCATGTCATAGGCGATCTTGCAAATATTGGTGTCTTTCATTTGGATAAAACCATCTTTAACTACAAAGACAAGCTTAAAAAATCATCACGAGGAGAATATGATTTTGTTGACTTAATATCAATGATGGCAAAAGAAAAAGATATTTTTACCGTAGAAGCTGAGAATTGGCTCCCTATAACATATAGTTGGTCATTGCTTGATGCAAATACTCACTTTTTATCACAAATAAACCAAAATAATATCAGCAAAGACGCAGTTATTGAAGATAATGTGAGTATTAAAGGTAATATTGTTGTTGGTAAAGGTTCTATACTTAAATCAGGTACCTACATTGAAGGCAAAGTAGTTATTGGTGAAGACTGCATTATAGGTCCAAACTGCTATATTCGAGGTCCAACATCAATAGGCAACAAAAGCAAAGTAGGCAATGCAGTAGAAGTTAAAGCTTCAATTCTTGGTAATCATGCAGTAGTAGGTCATCTCAGTTATGTAGGTGATTCAGTTCTTGGTGATAATATTAATTTTGGAGCAGGTACTATTACTGCCAACCTAAGACACGACAACGTAAACATCAAAAGTGAGATTAACGGTAAATTAATAGATACAGGAGAAAGAAAGTTAGGCACTATTGTAAGTGATGGTGTTCATACGGGTGTACATACATCTATTAATCCAGGGAGAAAGCTTTGGCCTAATGTTACAACAGGAGCTGGTGAAGTAGTTACTGTAGATAAAAAAGAAAAAAGGCAAAAAACATGA
- a CDS encoding phosphoglucosamine mutase, with translation MVKQLFGTDGVRGKANRFPMTPEIALKLGQAAAKVLLKQKNKDGEKCKVIIGKDTRISGYVFETALTSGFCSMGVDVYLVGPLPTPAIAHLTKSFAADAGIMITASHNPASDNGIKFFSSDGYKLSDALEQEIEQLVIHNHLSTDHVAPENLGKAYRIDHAKGRYIEFAKSTIKDFPKRKLKIVLDCANGASYSVAPMMLKELGFEVIVINDAPNGLNINDHCGAMHPEQIQKKVMEVKADIGFAFDGDADRVVVIDQKSNVVDGDYILALCAQQMLVENTLKHKTVVVTEYSNLALDNYLASIGGKVVRTQNGDRYVIEVMKNKGYNFGGEASGHIIFGDYNTTGDGIVSALKIVEILSKTNKKMSELVDNFKKYPQVLINIQVQEKKPLGTLPKFTSKLKEYEQLLGTEGRILIRYSGTEMICRIMVEGKQQDQVKMIAEDLAGFIKQEVGVNL, from the coding sequence ATGGTAAAACAACTATTTGGAACTGATGGCGTAAGGGGAAAAGCAAATCGCTTTCCCATGACTCCTGAAATAGCTTTGAAGCTAGGGCAAGCTGCAGCTAAAGTATTGCTTAAGCAAAAAAATAAGGATGGTGAAAAATGCAAAGTTATTATTGGTAAAGATACGAGGATTAGCGGTTATGTTTTTGAAACAGCATTAACATCAGGTTTTTGCAGCATGGGTGTTGATGTGTATTTAGTCGGTCCTTTGCCAACTCCAGCCATTGCTCATTTAACGAAAAGTTTTGCAGCAGATGCAGGCATTATGATTACAGCTTCCCACAATCCAGCTTCAGATAATGGTATTAAATTCTTTTCTTCGGATGGCTATAAACTTTCAGATGCATTAGAGCAAGAAATAGAGCAGCTTGTTATACATAATCATCTTTCAACAGATCATGTTGCGCCTGAAAATTTAGGAAAGGCCTACAGAATTGACCATGCAAAGGGCAGATACATTGAGTTTGCTAAAAGCACAATAAAGGATTTTCCTAAACGAAAACTGAAGATTGTGCTTGACTGCGCAAATGGTGCAAGTTACTCAGTTGCTCCGATGATGTTAAAAGAATTAGGATTTGAAGTTATCGTTATTAACGATGCACCAAATGGTTTAAACATTAATGATCATTGTGGAGCAATGCATCCCGAGCAAATTCAAAAAAAAGTCATGGAAGTTAAAGCTGATATTGGCTTTGCTTTTGATGGAGATGCTGACAGAGTTGTGGTCATTGATCAGAAAAGCAACGTCGTAGATGGTGATTACATCCTAGCGCTTTGCGCTCAACAAATGCTCGTTGAAAACACTTTAAAACACAAAACAGTAGTCGTCACTGAATATAGCAATCTTGCATTAGATAATTACCTTGCTTCAATAGGTGGCAAGGTGGTAAGAACACAAAATGGTGACAGATATGTTATTGAAGTAATGAAAAATAAAGGGTATAATTTTGGTGGTGAGGCTTCAGGTCATATTATTTTTGGCGATTATAATACTACGGGCGATGGTATTGTCTCAGCATTAAAAATAGTGGAGATTCTTAGTAAAACAAACAAAAAGATGTCAGAATTAGTTGATAACTTCAAAAAATATCCACAAGTATTAATCAACATTCAAGTGCAAGAAAAGAAACCATTAGGCACTTTGCCTAAGTTTACTTCTAAACTTAAGGAGTATGAACAATTGCTCGGAACAGAAGGAAGGATATTAATAAGATATTCAGGCACAGAAATGATTTGCAGGATCATGGTCGAAGGTAAACAACAAGATCAGGTCAAGATGATCGCTGAAGATCTCGCTGGTTTCATAAAACAAGAAGTTGGTGTTAATCTATGA